Proteins encoded by one window of Clostridium bornimense:
- the cobD gene encoding threonine-phosphate decarboxylase CobD, translated as MYLGMHGGDVEEVARRYNIDKKNIIDFSANINPLGISEKCKEAMIDSLNNINVYPDITYFRLKKSISRFENINSNNIFLGNGAAECIFNVVRAINPKKALIPAPSFSEYKQAVDSVDGEIKYHVLKENNNFNFDEDFICDITEDVDLVFICNPNNPTGTLTSREFILKVIEKAKIVDAIIVIDESFLDFVFEEERYTLKNLINSFDRLVIIKSLTKFFALPGVRVGYGITSNTKIMKAIKKISIPWNINTVAVEGSIASLNDTEYIKKTREYMEKERENLYKEIKSHKGIKVFNPSVNYIFFKLESNIDLRGKLLEKNILIRSCENYYGLDNRYYRVAVKSNSDNKILVKLLEEVLNE; from the coding sequence TTGTATTTAGGAATGCATGGTGGAGATGTGGAAGAAGTTGCAAGACGATATAATATAGATAAGAAAAATATTATAGATTTTTCTGCCAATATAAATCCATTGGGAATAAGTGAAAAATGTAAAGAAGCCATGATAGATTCACTTAATAATATAAATGTATATCCTGATATAACTTATTTTAGGTTAAAGAAGTCAATATCAAGATTTGAAAATATTAATTCTAATAATATTTTTTTAGGTAATGGAGCAGCAGAATGTATATTTAATGTGGTTAGAGCTATTAATCCTAAAAAAGCATTAATACCAGCACCAAGTTTTTCAGAATATAAACAAGCTGTTGACAGTGTTGATGGAGAAATAAAATATCATGTTTTAAAAGAGAACAATAATTTTAATTTTGATGAAGATTTTATATGTGATATTACTGAAGATGTTGATCTAGTGTTTATATGCAATCCTAATAACCCTACAGGAACGTTAACATCAAGAGAATTCATTTTAAAAGTAATTGAAAAGGCCAAGATTGTTGATGCTATTATAGTCATAGATGAATCGTTTTTAGATTTTGTTTTTGAAGAGGAAAGATATACTTTAAAAAATTTAATAAATAGTTTCGATAGGTTAGTAATAATAAAATCCTTAACAAAATTTTTTGCACTACCAGGGGTAAGGGTAGGATATGGTATTACATCAAATACGAAAATTATGAAAGCAATTAAAAAAATATCTATTCCATGGAATATAAATACCGTAGCTGTTGAAGGAAGTATAGCATCTCTTAATGATACGGAGTACATAAAAAAGACCAGAGAATATATGGAAAAAGAAAGAGAAAATCTTTATAAAGAAATAAAATCACATAAGGGGATAAAAGTTTTTAATCCATCTGTAAATTATATATTTTTTAAATTAGAATCTAATATAGACTTAAGGGGAAAATTATTAGAAAAGAATATACTAATAAGAAGTTGTGAAAACTATTATGGATTGGATAATAGATATTATAGGGTTGCGGTAAAAAGTAATAGTGATAATAAAATTCTAGTTAAATTATTAGAAGAAGTGTTAAATGAGTAA
- a CDS encoding ABC transporter substrate-binding protein has protein sequence MKKTKKFLSLILLIAMLTLSLIGCGSEKSITMEDREGTKFTLPSKVEKIISTAPSNTEVLVELGLSDKLVAIDKYSTDIEGIDKDLPTIDFRNPDAETIISLEPDIIIASGHNKTGNEDPFAAIKEAGITVVYIPSSDSIEGVYKDISFIADITGTEEKGEKIIDDMKKEISKIADIGKTITDKKKVYFEIGSSSSLFSFGKNTFLNEMIELIGAENILGNEEGWVSPSEEIIIKDNPDVILTNEPVDNIIDTIKNREGWGEINAVKNNNVYLIDKNASSRPSQNIIKALKEMAKAIYPEKYE, from the coding sequence ATGAAAAAAACAAAAAAATTTTTATCACTAATATTGCTAATAGCAATGTTAACACTTTCATTAATTGGATGTGGAAGTGAAAAATCTATTACTATGGAAGATAGGGAAGGAACTAAGTTTACTTTACCTTCTAAAGTAGAAAAAATTATTTCGACAGCACCATCAAATACAGAGGTATTAGTAGAATTAGGATTATCGGATAAACTAGTTGCCATAGATAAATATTCTACAGACATAGAAGGTATAGATAAGGATTTACCTACAATTGATTTTAGAAATCCCGATGCTGAAACAATTATATCTTTAGAGCCTGACATTATAATAGCTTCAGGACATAATAAAACTGGAAATGAAGATCCATTTGCAGCAATAAAAGAAGCTGGTATTACAGTTGTATATATTCCAAGTAGTGATAGTATTGAAGGTGTATATAAAGATATAAGCTTTATTGCTGATATAACTGGTACTGAAGAAAAAGGTGAAAAAATTATAGATGATATGAAGAAGGAGATTTCAAAAATTGCTGATATAGGTAAAACTATTACTGATAAGAAAAAAGTATATTTTGAAATAGGTTCTTCATCAAGTTTATTTAGCTTTGGTAAAAATACATTTTTAAATGAAATGATAGAATTAATAGGTGCTGAAAATATTTTAGGCAATGAAGAAGGTTGGGTATCTCCAAGTGAAGAAATTATTATTAAAGACAACCCAGATGTTATTTTGACAAATGAGCCTGTAGACAATATTATAGATACTATTAAAAATAGAGAAGGATGGGGAGAAATAAATGCAGTAAAGAATAACAATGTTTATCTTATTGATAAAAATGCATCATCTAGACCTTCTCAAAATATAATTAAAGCATTAAAGGAAATGGCTAAAGCCATTTATCCAGAGAAATATGAATAG
- a CDS encoding FecCD family ABC transporter permease, with product MNRNRKILLISIFIAILVICIGTSIGSSNINIQDVISIILNKMFKIPLLEGIEERYVSIIWKLRLPRVLLAFLVGAALSVSGVVIQSILKNSLASPYTLGISSGASLGVGIVIVTGITIPILGVLMLPIVGFLCGLITVFAVVLFASRVDKTMGNNTLILSGMVFSLFANAILTTITALCSENIESISLWQMGSFSLKGWSYVKGGSIFFIIGFIGVMLYAREMDILSFGEDQAKSIGVETERVKKKLLFLVAILTGTSVALSGVIGFVDLIIPHLVRKVVGSKHIYVVPMALLFGGSFMVITDLIARTVVVPSELPVGAITALIGAPFFAYIYFKKSK from the coding sequence ATGAATAGGAATAGAAAAATATTATTGATATCTATATTTATAGCTATTTTAGTAATTTGTATTGGAACTTCCATTGGAAGTTCCAATATTAATATACAAGATGTTATATCAATAATATTAAATAAAATGTTTAAAATTCCTCTTTTAGAGGGAATAGAAGAAAGATATGTATCAATAATATGGAAACTTAGGTTACCAAGGGTATTGTTAGCTTTCCTTGTTGGAGCGGCTTTATCTGTAAGTGGAGTTGTTATACAATCAATTTTAAAAAATTCATTGGCATCACCATATACTCTAGGAATATCTTCTGGAGCATCATTAGGAGTTGGTATAGTAATTGTAACTGGCATAACTATTCCTATATTAGGAGTATTAATGTTACCAATAGTAGGTTTCTTATGTGGCCTTATTACAGTTTTTGCTGTGGTGTTATTTGCATCAAGAGTAGATAAAACTATGGGAAATAATACATTAATTTTATCTGGAATGGTATTTTCATTATTTGCAAATGCAATATTAACAACAATAACTGCTTTATGTAGTGAAAATATTGAAAGTATAAGTCTTTGGCAAATGGGCTCTTTTTCTTTAAAAGGATGGTCTTATGTAAAAGGTGGTAGTATATTTTTTATAATAGGTTTTATTGGTGTTATGTTATATGCTAGAGAAATGGATATTTTATCTTTTGGAGAAGATCAAGCAAAATCTATTGGAGTAGAGACGGAGAGGGTAAAAAAGAAATTATTATTTTTAGTAGCAATTTTAACAGGAACATCTGTAGCTTTAAGTGGTGTTATCGGTTTTGTAGATCTTATAATACCTCATCTAGTTAGGAAGGTTGTAGGTTCAAAACATATTTATGTTGTGCCTATGGCATTACTTTTTGGAGGATCATTTATGGTAATAACAGATTTAATTGCAAGAACAGTGGTAGTACCATCGGAGCTACCAGTAGGTGCAATAACTGCATTGATAGGAGCACCGTTTTTTGCTTATATTTATTTTAAAAAGTCTAAGTAG
- a CDS encoding ABC transporter ATP-binding protein, with amino-acid sequence MLEVTSLYCGYDKEMIIKNVSFVANRKENLCIVGPNGSGKSTLLKSIGNLLGYKGRITLDNTDINTFTRSDLAKRIAILSQISTIHFPYTIYETVALGRYAHMKNSRLSLNKEDKDIIFESLRMVGLLEIKDTYINNLSGGQLQRVFLARTFAQNPEVILLDEPTNHLDLKYQIEILEYLKKWSEENDKILISVLHDLNLVNIFSDKVIVLNNGEIAEIGDTKKVLSSKMLNEAYNMDIRNFMINSLKKWEGNK; translated from the coding sequence ATGTTAGAAGTTACTTCGCTATATTGCGGTTATGATAAAGAGATGATTATAAAGAACGTTAGTTTCGTTGCAAATAGAAAAGAAAATCTTTGTATAGTGGGACCAAATGGATCGGGTAAAAGCACATTATTGAAGTCTATTGGTAATCTTTTAGGATATAAAGGAAGAATAACATTGGATAACACTGATATTAATACTTTTACAAGAAGTGATCTTGCAAAAAGAATAGCGATATTAAGTCAGATAAGCACAATACATTTTCCGTATACTATTTATGAAACAGTGGCATTAGGAAGATATGCACATATGAAAAATTCTAGATTATCTTTAAATAAAGAGGATAAGGATATAATATTTGAAAGTCTTAGAATGGTAGGACTTTTAGAAATAAAAGATACATATATAAATAATCTTTCTGGAGGACAATTGCAAAGGGTATTTTTAGCAAGAACTTTTGCGCAAAATCCCGAAGTAATATTATTAGATGAGCCTACTAACCATTTAGATTTAAAATATCAAATAGAAATATTGGAATACTTAAAGAAATGGTCTGAAGAAAATGATAAGATTTTAATAAGTGTGTTACATGATTTAAATTTAGTTAATATATTTAGTGATAAAGTAATAGTTTTAAATAATGGTGAAATTGCTGAAATTGGTGATACAAAAAAAGTACTTAGTAGTAAAATGTTAAATGAAGCCTATAATATGGATATAAGAAATTTTATGATAAATTCCTTAAAAAAATGGGAGGGAAATAAATGA
- a CDS encoding diphthine--ammonia ligase translates to MKKFVMSYSTGKDSTLSLFRMINKGYIPYGLLVTINKDEEKSWFHDIDRDLLLKVSEELNIDLIEVQCSGNKYEEYFEDKLVQCKRDGVDYCVFGDIDIESHKRWGIDICNKANMEAIFPIWNEDREKLVYEFIDSGFKAVIKKVENKFLGKEFLGKVLTKEVVEEIKKSGADPCGENGEYHTFVFDGSIFKNKVDIIFGDIYVGERTSSISIRSGK, encoded by the coding sequence ATGAAAAAGTTTGTGATGTCTTATAGTACTGGAAAGGATAGCACATTATCGCTGTTTAGGATGATTAATAAAGGATATATTCCTTATGGATTGTTAGTAACCATTAATAAGGATGAGGAAAAGAGTTGGTTTCATGACATTGATAGAGATCTTTTATTAAAGGTTAGTGAAGAATTAAATATTGATCTTATAGAGGTACAATGTAGTGGTAATAAATATGAAGAATATTTTGAAGATAAGTTAGTGCAATGTAAAAGAGATGGTGTAGACTATTGTGTATTTGGAGATATAGATATTGAAAGTCATAAAAGATGGGGAATAGATATATGCAACAAAGCTAATATGGAGGCAATATTTCCAATTTGGAATGAAGATAGAGAAAAGTTGGTTTATGAGTTTATTGATTCAGGATTTAAGGCTGTAATAAAGAAAGTAGAAAACAAATTTTTAGGTAAGGAATTTTTGGGGAAGGTACTTACTAAAGAAGTTGTAGAAGAAATTAAAAAATCAGGAGCAGATCCTTGTGGTGAGAATGGAGAATACCATACTTTTGTCTTTGATGGATCTATATTTAAAAATAAAGTAGATATAATATTTGGTGATATATATGTAGGTGAAAGAACTTCCTCTATATCAATAAGGAGTGGAAAGTAA
- a CDS encoding cobyric acid synthase — translation MNANIMLLGTASSVGKSTIATGICRYFKNKGIKVAPFKAMNISLNSYVTEDGLEMGRAQVVQADACDIKPSAYMNPLLLKPCGDCKTQVIVNGLVYKVMDSYKYKNLNKELKVKVKESYNILSKDYDLIILEGSGSCAEINLKDSDIANMSMAKMVNAPVILVADIDRGGVFASIVGTLMLLDEDERNLVKGVIINKFRGNSEYFDSAKKQLEDIIKIPVLGVMPYVDLDIEDEDSVTERINNKEVKGIIDIAVIRLPHMSNFTDFNPLDMEENITIRYVSEVSEIGNPHVIILPGTKTTIEDLRYIKENGIYDEIVSRKNKGTIIFGICGGYQMLGEVLCDEYGVEGNIKEEVGFNLLRSRTIFKENKTTIQREGKITCSGRIFNKILDCEVTGYEIHNGVTVGNKNDIFIEDPAGEPLGMINKEGNVLGTYLHGIFDNDEFRRLFIQSLIDYLNIYDTVTDNVSYKSYKKLQFDKLVEVMKENLDMKKIEEIINKA, via the coding sequence ATGAATGCTAATATAATGTTATTAGGAACAGCATCTTCAGTTGGTAAAAGCACAATAGCTACAGGAATATGTAGATATTTTAAAAATAAAGGGATAAAAGTGGCACCATTTAAGGCTATGAATATATCATTGAACTCTTATGTGACAGAAGATGGATTGGAAATGGGGAGGGCTCAGGTAGTACAAGCTGATGCTTGTGATATTAAACCATCGGCTTATATGAATCCATTATTATTAAAGCCTTGTGGAGATTGTAAAACCCAAGTTATTGTAAATGGTCTTGTATATAAAGTTATGGACTCTTATAAATATAAAAATTTAAATAAAGAACTAAAAGTTAAAGTTAAAGAGAGTTATAATATATTATCTAAAGATTATGATTTAATTATTTTAGAGGGATCAGGCAGTTGTGCAGAAATAAATTTAAAAGATTCTGATATTGCCAATATGTCAATGGCTAAGATGGTTAATGCACCAGTAATTTTAGTAGCAGATATTGATAGGGGTGGAGTTTTTGCATCGATAGTTGGAACTCTTATGCTTCTTGATGAAGATGAAAGAAACCTTGTAAAAGGTGTTATAATAAATAAGTTTAGAGGTAATAGTGAATATTTTGATTCTGCAAAAAAACAACTAGAAGATATTATAAAGATTCCTGTATTAGGGGTAATGCCCTATGTTGATTTAGATATAGAAGATGAAGATAGTGTCACAGAAAGAATAAATAACAAAGAAGTAAAAGGTATAATAGATATAGCTGTTATAAGATTGCCACATATGTCTAACTTTACTGATTTTAATCCTTTAGATATGGAGGAAAATATTACTATTAGGTATGTTTCAGAGGTAAGCGAGATTGGAAATCCACATGTTATTATTTTACCAGGGACGAAGACGACTATAGAAGATTTAAGATATATAAAAGAAAATGGAATCTACGATGAAATAGTTAGTAGGAAAAATAAAGGTACTATAATCTTTGGTATATGTGGTGGATATCAAATGTTGGGTGAAGTATTATGTGATGAATATGGTGTAGAAGGTAATATTAAAGAAGAAGTAGGATTTAATCTATTAAGATCTAGAACTATATTCAAAGAAAATAAGACGACAATTCAAAGGGAAGGAAAAATTACTTGTTCGGGCAGAATATTTAACAAAATTTTGGATTGTGAGGTTACAGGTTATGAAATACATAATGGAGTAACAGTAGGAAATAAAAATGACATTTTTATAGAAGATCCAGCTGGGGAACCTTTAGGAATGATAAATAAAGAAGGAAATGTATTAGGTACATACCTTCATGGAATATTTGATAATGATGAATTTCGTAGATTATTTATACAATCACTAATAGACTATTTGAATATATATGATACAGTAACAGATAATGTATCTTACAAAAGTTATAAAAAGTTGCAATTCGATAAGTTAGTTGAAGTTATGAAAGAAAATTTAGATATGAAGAAAATTGAAGAAATAATTAATAAAGCCTAA
- a CDS encoding pentapeptide repeat-containing protein — MSYINFKEEISVANDQLNKRRENNKKLCDDMFKDKSKASKFQIDNQYSFKTITNILFGEKGVKKEDEFIEIANRDIICSKFVECKFYNVKFKDCKFIGCLFDKCDFGGGGVIFEGCCFLKKESEEIPSLNCTDNFSTEFRKSKLYCKFLDCNLGFAIFDNDELSNICFENNNLNSVIIKDSTTDGIKIQDSNMRGFKTINTYIKDLDFLDEGRSSFDEKTFFDKIPLREKTRDEYEGIYHVYETLADKFKENNLNNNFGEYYFLCKTVQRKTLKPIPKLLSYIYWFSCGYGERPENAAISSLVIIIIFSILFLIFGLDINGETVKYTVNYIRNCSIMKFWNDLKIAFDSSVGAFTGVGYNAGEPLENTYFLGDIEMLLGVIMMGIGIGTITRKIVR; from the coding sequence ATGAGCTATATAAATTTTAAAGAAGAAATAAGTGTTGCAAACGATCAACTTAATAAGAGAAGAGAGAATAATAAAAAGTTATGTGATGATATGTTTAAGGATAAAAGTAAAGCCAGCAAATTTCAAATTGATAATCAATATAGTTTTAAAACTATAACTAATATATTATTTGGTGAAAAAGGGGTAAAAAAAGAAGACGAATTTATAGAGATAGCAAATAGAGATATTATATGTAGTAAATTTGTAGAATGTAAGTTTTATAATGTAAAGTTTAAAGACTGTAAATTTATAGGGTGTTTATTCGATAAATGTGATTTTGGTGGAGGAGGTGTAATTTTTGAAGGATGCTGTTTTTTAAAGAAAGAAAGTGAAGAAATACCATCATTAAACTGTACAGATAATTTTTCAACAGAGTTTAGAAAAAGTAAACTGTATTGTAAATTCTTAGATTGCAATCTTGGTTTTGCCATCTTTGATAATGATGAACTTTCTAATATATGTTTTGAAAATAATAATTTAAATAGTGTAATTATAAAAGATAGTACAACAGATGGAATAAAAATTCAAGATAGTAATATGAGAGGATTTAAAACAATAAATACTTACATAAAAGATTTAGATTTTTTAGATGAAGGAAGAAGTAGTTTTGATGAAAAGACTTTTTTTGATAAGATTCCATTAAGAGAAAAGACTCGTGATGAATATGAAGGAATTTATCATGTATATGAAACTTTAGCAGATAAGTTTAAAGAAAATAATTTAAATAATAATTTTGGTGAGTATTATTTTTTATGTAAGACAGTTCAAAGAAAAACATTAAAACCTATTCCGAAATTATTGTCATATATATATTGGTTTTCATGTGGATATGGAGAGAGACCAGAAAATGCAGCGATTTCTTCTTTAGTTATTATAATAATTTTTTCAATACTTTTTTTGATTTTTGGATTAGATATAAATGGAGAAACAGTTAAATATACCGTTAATTATATAAGGAATTGTTCTATAATGAAGTTTTGGAATGATTTAAAAATAGCTTTTGATTCTAGTGTTGGAGCCTTTACTGGTGTTGGATATAATGCTGGAGAACCTTTAGAAAATACATATTTTTTAGGTGATATTGAAATGCTACTGGGTGTAATAATGATGGGTATTGGTATAGGAACTATAACTAGAAAAATAGTAAGGTAG
- a CDS encoding nitroreductase family protein, whose protein sequence is MDFKELLLKRESTRNYIDKKVEREKIIECIEAGRVAPSACNAQPWKFIIVDEDSKVKELSKCIYDPVIGMNKFALQAPAFIIAVREKRNLTSKIGEIVKKKDFTSLDMGMAIENICLYATYIGLGTCIIGWFKEKGIRKILNIPKDKEVDLIISIGYSGDEKPRKKVRKNINDIMGVNEY, encoded by the coding sequence ATGGATTTTAAAGAATTATTATTAAAAAGAGAAAGTACTAGAAATTATATAGATAAAAAGGTGGAAAGAGAAAAAATTATAGAGTGTATAGAAGCAGGTAGAGTTGCACCATCTGCTTGTAATGCACAGCCATGGAAGTTTATAATTGTTGATGAAGATTCTAAGGTAAAGGAATTAAGTAAATGCATTTATGATCCAGTTATTGGAATGAATAAATTTGCATTACAAGCACCAGCATTCATTATAGCTGTAAGAGAAAAGAGAAATCTTACATCTAAAATAGGAGAAATAGTAAAGAAAAAAGATTTTACATCTCTTGACATGGGGATGGCGATAGAGAATATATGTCTTTATGCAACGTATATAGGATTAGGTACTTGTATAATTGGATGGTTTAAGGAAAAAGGGATTAGAAAAATTTTAAATATACCAAAAGATAAAGAGGTAGATCTAATAATTTCTATTGGTTATAGTGGTGATGAAAAACCAAGGAAAAAAGTGAGAAAGAATATAAATGATATAATGGGAGTTAATGAATATTAA
- a CDS encoding radical SAM protein: protein MILLESCKLCPRECGINRLEGKVGFCKSGRDIKISRAALHRWEEPCISGTNGSGAVFFSNCTLGCVFCQNHLISQEGVGKEVSILRLSEIFLELQEKGAHNINLVTATQYVPQIISALDIAKNKGLNIPIVYNTSGYEKIETLKLLDGYIDIYIPDFKYLNNKFSIRYSNAKEYSIFATKAIEEMVSQVGNPTFDENNILQKGVIVRHLMLPGLLFDSKKIIDYLYKQYGDKIYISIMNQYIPLNNASKYDEINRYLDNRHYDSLINYAIKLGITNAFIQDEGTNIESYIPEFNGEGV, encoded by the coding sequence ATGATTTTATTAGAGAGTTGCAAGCTATGCCCAAGAGAATGTGGTATAAATAGACTTGAAGGAAAGGTTGGGTTTTGCAAGTCTGGAAGAGATATCAAGATTTCTAGAGCTGCACTTCATAGGTGGGAAGAGCCGTGCATATCAGGAACTAATGGGTCAGGAGCAGTATTTTTTTCTAATTGTACTCTTGGATGTGTATTTTGTCAGAACCATCTTATAAGTCAAGAAGGCGTTGGAAAGGAAGTATCTATATTAAGACTTAGTGAGATATTTTTAGAGTTACAAGAGAAAGGTGCACATAATATAAATCTTGTAACTGCAACACAATATGTTCCTCAAATAATATCTGCATTGGATATCGCTAAGAACAAAGGGCTAAATATTCCTATAGTATATAATACAAGTGGATATGAAAAGATAGAAACTTTAAAACTGCTAGATGGTTACATTGATATATACATACCTGACTTTAAGTATTTAAATAACAAATTTTCTATTAGATATTCTAATGCAAAAGAATATAGTATTTTTGCAACAAAGGCTATTGAAGAAATGGTATCACAAGTAGGAAATCCAACATTTGATGAAAATAATATATTGCAAAAGGGTGTTATAGTGAGGCACTTAATGTTACCAGGACTATTGTTTGATTCTAAGAAAATAATAGATTATTTATATAAGCAATATGGAGATAAAATATATATCAGTATAATGAATCAATATATTCCATTAAATAATGCTAGTAAATATGATGAAATAAATAGATATTTAGATAACAGACATTATGATAGTCTTATAAATTACGCTATAAAATTAGGAATAACAAATGCTTTTATACAAGATGAAGGAACTAATATAGAAAGTTATATACCAGAATTTAATGGAGAAGGAGTATAG
- a CDS encoding DHH family phosphoesterase: MLKLSTLLKFNNIIIQCHDNPDADTIASGYGLYCYFKSHNKSVKLIYSGNIITKPNIILMIDLLKIPIEHVTTLKNPDLLITVDCQYAQSNVTKFPGENICIFDHHITNNTTSDFNCIHPNLASCSTLIWMLLNKENFSLNNNISLSTALYYGLLTDSNNFSELYNENDRTMKDSLTFDIYIIKQLINSNLSLNDLTTAGLALLNCKMNKKNRFATFKSDPCDPNILGFISDLAIQVDTIDTCIVYYENKDGIKFSIRSCNNKLKATELAEFISKNYGSSGGHNHKAGGFISAESFYKIHKSINISNYMINKTEEFFLHIN, from the coding sequence ATGCTTAAGCTTTCGACATTGCTAAAATTTAATAATATTATTATTCAGTGCCATGATAACCCAGATGCTGATACTATAGCCTCCGGTTACGGATTATATTGTTACTTCAAATCACACAATAAATCTGTAAAATTAATTTATTCTGGAAATATTATTACGAAACCTAATATTATACTTATGATAGATTTATTAAAAATACCTATAGAGCATGTTACTACTTTAAAAAATCCTGATCTTCTAATAACAGTTGATTGTCAATATGCTCAATCAAATGTTACAAAATTTCCTGGAGAGAATATTTGTATTTTTGATCATCATATAACTAATAATACTACTTCAGATTTTAATTGTATTCATCCTAATTTAGCAAGCTGTTCCACTCTTATATGGATGCTTCTAAATAAAGAAAATTTTTCTCTAAACAATAATATTTCTTTATCTACAGCTCTGTATTACGGATTATTAACTGACTCTAATAACTTTTCAGAGCTATATAATGAAAATGATAGAACTATGAAAGATTCTCTCACTTTTGATATTTATATTATAAAGCAACTTATTAATTCAAATTTGTCATTAAATGATTTGACAACTGCAGGGTTGGCTTTACTAAACTGCAAAATGAATAAAAAGAATAGATTTGCTACTTTTAAATCGGATCCTTGTGACCCAAATATACTAGGATTTATAAGCGATTTAGCAATCCAAGTTGATACCATTGATACTTGTATCGTTTATTATGAAAATAAAGATGGTATTAAATTTTCTATAAGAAGTTGCAATAATAAACTAAAAGCTACTGAATTAGCTGAATTTATCTCTAAAAATTATGGTTCTAGCGGCGGACATAATCATAAAGCTGGAGGCTTTATCAGTGCTGAATCTTTCTATAAAATACATAAATCTATTAATATATCTAATTATATGATTAATAAAACAGAAGAATTTTTTCTTCATATTAATTAA